From a single Longimicrobium sp. genomic region:
- a CDS encoding phosphatase PAP2 family protein, which yields LLTLFALVGLPLAIFGVLAEDVWDEGGLAWDEPILRWAHAHGTPGRDAAMDFVSDIGYSYGVIPLAFVIFIALLVVRRRGNALFFAVAMAGTGALNQGAKLFFRRDRPDLWLSPSPAPEHTYSFPSGHAMGSMALVAALAVLAWPTRWRRWPIIVGGAFTLLVGFSRVYLGVHYPSDVAAGWCASLGWVLGLSQIAYGRAGKPSPRATPAAAGPDPVEEPAPAGPAGGD from the coding sequence CCTTCTCACGCTGTTCGCGTTGGTGGGCCTGCCGCTGGCCATCTTCGGCGTGCTGGCCGAGGACGTATGGGACGAGGGCGGGCTGGCGTGGGACGAACCGATCCTTCGCTGGGCACACGCCCATGGCACCCCGGGCCGCGACGCCGCGATGGATTTCGTCAGCGACATCGGGTACTCCTACGGGGTGATCCCCCTAGCGTTCGTGATTTTCATCGCGCTGCTGGTGGTGCGCCGCCGCGGCAACGCGCTGTTCTTTGCCGTGGCCATGGCCGGCACGGGCGCGCTGAACCAGGGCGCCAAGCTGTTCTTCCGCCGCGACCGGCCGGATCTGTGGCTTTCTCCCTCACCTGCGCCGGAGCACACGTACAGCTTTCCCAGTGGGCACGCGATGGGGAGCATGGCGCTCGTCGCCGCGCTGGCGGTGCTGGCGTGGCCCACGCGGTGGCGCCGGTGGCCCATCATCGTGGGCGGTGCGTTCACCTTGCTGGTGGGCTTCTCGCGCGTGTACCTGGGCGTGCACTATCCGTCGGACGTGGCGGCCGGATGGTGCGCGTCGCTGGGATGGGTGCTGGGGCTCAGCCAGATCGCGTACGGCCGGGCGGGCAAGCCGTCGCCCCGCGCCACCCCCGCCGCCGCCGGCCCAGACCCGGTGGAGGAACCCGCGCCGGCGGGCCCCGCCGGGGGCGACTGA